One window from the genome of Salvia miltiorrhiza cultivar Shanhuang (shh) chromosome 7, IMPLAD_Smil_shh, whole genome shotgun sequence encodes:
- the LOC130992845 gene encoding protein NLP7 isoform X2 has protein sequence MPSEPEDDTTRRPPEVLMDLDLDLDASWPLDQIFAAAAANCPAPPFLLSTSDQPCSPLWAFSDDNNTANLVAGTGFRFSDSSKIFSYSGNPEAATEGAVDNYDKKKLPTPLMGLMPMDNPDGSCIIKQRMTQALRYFKDLTEQHVLAQVWAPVKNGSRYVLTTSGQPFVLDPNSNGLHQYRLVSLSYMFSVDGDTDGDLGLPGRVFRQKLPEWTPNVQYYTSKEFPRLSHALNYNVRGTLALPVFEPSGQSCVGVLELIMTSQKINYAPEVDKVCKALEAVNLKSSEILDHQSTQICNEGRQNALAEILEIITVVCETHTLPLAQTWVPCRHRSILANGGGFKKSCSSFDGSCMGQICMSTTDVAFYVVDANMWGFRDACAEHHLQKGQGVSGRAFESLNSCFCHDITEFCKTEYPLVHYARMFGLKSSFAICLRSNHTGNDDYVLEFFLPPNVESYEDQQTLLNSLLVTVKQHFGSLRVASGKDLDHEWRSIEIIKGSMDEKRNMRPDFAATSPPRPPSVQNGETTHLDAFKGQLLMGEFSGVIIKGNASSPIEVQNGASVAEAKDVGKKPERKRGKAEKTISLDVLQQYFAGSLKDAAKSLGVCPTTMKRICRQHGISRWPSRKINKVNRSLSKLKRVIESVQGGEGTFSLTSLATSSIPVTEEKKEVATKSHGADEQAEASNQFFGDRSTKYEKLTPNGGGFVAGEGSYRSRTGSGSREESTGTPTSQGSCQGSPSLRNETSPQNDPVVSPVDEHRMKLEGSHEGVCQQTREINLSSAFSIPGNFIPPPDGTFGAMLVEDAGSSHDLRNLCPAGEALFEEHVTEYSWTRPTLPDPMPKDCMAAPAEDHMPRFSARPEVKTITIKATYREDIIRFRLAIDSGIVKLKEEVAKRLKLELGTFDIKYLDDDHEWVLIACDADLLECFDVSRSSGGNIIRLLVHDIMANLGSSCESSGE, from the exons atgccCTCCGAACCCGAAGACGACACCACCCGCCGCCCTCCGGAGGTCCTCATGGACTTGGATCTCGATCTCGACGCTTCCTGGCCCTTGGATCAGATcttcgccgccgctgctgccaaCTGCCCCGCCCCGCCCTTCCTTCTCTCCACCTCCGACCAGCCCTGCTCCCCGCTTTGGGCCTTTTCCGATGATAATAACACCGCAAATCTTGTCGCCGGCACGGGTTTCCGCTTCTCCGACTCCTCCAAGATATTCTCCT ATTCTGGTAATCCTGAGGCAGCAACTGAAGGTGCAGTTGACAATTATGATAAGAAAAAGCTGCCTACTCCATTGATGGGGTTGATGCCTATGGACAATCCGGATGGATCTTGCATAATAAAGCAAAGAATGACTCAGGCTCTTCGGTATTTCAAAGATTTGACTGAGCAGCATGTTTTGGCTCAGGTTTGGGCGCCGGTGAAGAATGGTAGCCGATATGTTCTAACTACTTCAGGGCAACCTTTTGTTCTCGACCCCAATAGTAATGGACTCCATCAGTATAGGTTGGTTTCTCTCTCGTATATGTTCTCAGTGGATGGAGATACTGATGGAGACCTCGGACTTCCAGGACGCGTGTTTCGGCAAAAGTTGCCGGAATGGACACCAAATGTCCAGTATTACACCAGCAAAGAATTTCCTCGCCTTAGCCATGCTTTAAATTACAATGTCCGAGGAACTTTAGCATTGCCTGTATTTGAGCCTTCTGGACAGTCTTGTGTTGGTGTTCTCGAACTTATAATGACATCCCAGAAGATCAACTATGCTCCGGAGGTTGATAAAGTCTGCAAGGCACTTGAG GCagtaaatttaaaaagctcgGAAATTTTGGATCATCAAAGTACACAG ATATGTAATGAAGGTCGCCAGAATGCATTGGCGGAAATACTGGAGATAATTACAGTGGTATGTGAAACTCACACTCTACCACTAGCTCAGACTTGGGTTCCGTGCAGGCATCGCAGTATACTAGCAAATGGTGGTGGGTTTAAGAAAAGTTGCAGTAGCTTTGATGGGAGCTGCATGGGACAGATTTGCATGTCAACAACTGATGTAGCATTCTATGTGGTGGACGCTAACATGTGGGGCTTCCGTGATGCCTGTGCCGAGCATCACTTGCAAAAGGGTCAGGGTGTTTCTGGGAGGGCATTTGAATCCCTTAACTCGTGTTTTTGTCATGATATTACGGAGTTTTGCAAGACGGAGTACCCATTAGTTCATTATGCCCGTATGTTTGGGTTGAAAAGTAGTTTTGCTATTTGTTTACGTAGTAATCATACTGGAAATGATGACTATGTTCTAGAATTTTTCCTTCCCCCTAACGTTGAAAGCTATGAAGACCAGCAGACTTTGTTGAACTCCCTTTTAGTGACAGTGAAACAGCATTTTGGGAGCTTGAGGGTTGCTTCTGGAAAAGACCTTGACCATGAGTGGAGGTCCATTGAGATTATCAAGGGTTCCATGGATGAAAAGCGTAATATGAGGCCTGATTTTGCTGCTACATCACCACCTAGGCCTCCTTCTGTACAGAACGGGGAAACCACACATCTGGATGCTTTCAAAGGGCAGTTATTGATGGGTGAATTTAGTGGTGTAATTATTAAAGGAAATGCCAGTAGTCCTATTGAAGTTCAGAATGGTGCATCTGTTGCTGAAGCAAAAGATGTAGGCAAGAAGCCCGAGAGAAAGCGGGGGAAGGCAGAGAAAACAATTAGCTTAGACGTTCTGCAGCAATACTTTGCTGGTAGTCTTAAGGATGCAGCGAAGAGTCTTGGTG TTTGCCCTACAACAATGAAGCGTATCTGTAGGCAGCATGGAATCTCTCGCTGGCCTTCTCGCAAGATAAATAAGGTTAATCGTTCTCTTTCAAAGCTAAAGCGTGTAATTGAATCTGTACAAGGTGGTGAAGGAACGTTCAGTTTGACTTCTTTGGCTACAAGTTCTATTCCTGTTACG gaagagaagaaagaggtTGCTACTAAGTCCCATGGAGCTGATGAACAGGCAGAGGCCTCAAATCAATTTTTTGGAGATAGGAGCACAAAGTATGAGAAACTCACTCCTAATGGAGGCGGGTTTGTGGCAGGTGAAGGCTCATACCGATCAAGAACTGGGAGTGGATCAAGAGAAGAGAGCACAGGAACACCTACTTCCCAAGGTTCATGTCAAGGTAGCCCTAGTCTCAGAAATGAGACCTCGCCCCAAAACGATCCAGTTGTTTCACCTGTGGATGAACACCGCATGAAACTGGAAGGCTCACACGAAGGGGTGTGTCAACAAACAAGAGAAATCAATCTATCTTCTGCGTTCTCAATCCCGGGTAATTTTATACCACCACCCGATGGGACATTCGGAGCAATGCTGGTTGAGGATGCAGGAAGTTCTCATGATCTCAGGAATTTGTGCCCAGCTGGCGAAGCGCTGTTTGAAGAGCACGTCACAGAGTACAGTTGGACACGACCAACTCTTCCTGATCCCATGCCCAAGGACTGCATGGCAGCTCCAGCCGAGGACCATATGCCACGGTTTTCTGCCAGGCCAGAAGTGAAAACAATCACCATAAAAGCCACATACAGAGAAGACATCATCAGGTTCCGCCTTGCAATAGATTCCGGTATTGTGAAGTTAAAAGAAGAAGTGGCGAAGCGGCTCAAGTTAGAGCTGGGCACTTTTGATATCAAATATCTCGATGATGATCATGAGTGGGTCCTTATCGCATGCGACGCTGATTTGCTGGAATGCTTCGATGTATCAAGATCATCCGGTGGCAATATAATCAGGCTATTGGTACATGACATTATGGCCAATCTTGGGAGCTCTTGTGAAAGCTCAGGTGAATGA
- the LOC130994237 gene encoding BRI1 kinase inhibitor 1-like translates to MKICNLVFNSPFFTKKPAQHPSISITAVHAYLEIYAGLSTRRTTNKAPHLANEIFFHGHLLPLHLLSHLHASPRSSTNSLDSFTLPIKELLSVDENNRYNDEDDKNNIINGGESRHVSEGKGKGKSKSLSLFVMPKWRKEREEDGDHEHSTTTQKQQKSRFELLKRYVRFVKPFLSLRRREQGSSIEFLRQ, encoded by the exons atgaagataTGTAACCTAGTGTTCAACTCTCCCTTCTTCACAAAAAAGCCAGCTCAGCACCCTTCCATCTCCATCACAGCCGTACATGCATATCTAGAAATATATGCTGGTCTGAGTACAAG ACGTACAACCAACAAAGCACCTCATCTGGCCAACGAGATCTTCTTCCACGGGCACCTCCTCCCCCTCCACCTCCTCTCCCACCTCCACGCGTCGCCGCGCTCCTCCACCAACTCCCTCGACAGCTTCACCCTCCCCATAAAAGAGCTATTAAGCGTGGACGAGAACAATCGCTACAACGACGAAGACGACAAAAATAACATCATCAACGGCGGCGAGAGCCGGCACGTGTCAGAAGGGAAGGGAAAAGGGAAATCGAAGTCTTTATCTCTCTTCGTGATGCCGAAATGGAGaaaggagagagaagaagacgGCGATCATGAGCATTCAACGACGacgcaaaaacaacaaaaatcgAGATTCGAGCTGCTGAAGAGGTACGTGAGATTTGTGAAGCCATTTCTGTCGCTGCGGAGGCGGGAACAGGGGAGCTCCATCGAGTTCCTCCGGCAGTAG
- the LOC130992845 gene encoding protein NLP7 isoform X3: MPSEPEDDTTRRPPEVLMDLDLDLDASWPLDQIFAAAAANCPAPPFLLSTSDQPCSPLWAFSDDNNTANLVAGTGFRFSDSSKIFSYSGNPEAATEGAVDNYDKKKLPTPLMGLMPMDNPDGSCIIKQRMTQALRYFKDLTEQHVLAQVWAPVKNGSRYVLTTSGQPFVLDPNSNGLHQYRLVSLSYMFSVDGDTDGDLGLPGRVFRQKLPEWTPNVQYYTSKEFPRLSHALNYNVRGTLALPVFEPSGQSCVGVLELIMTSQKINYAPEVDKVCKALEAVNLKSSEILDHQSTQICNEGRQNALAEILEIITVVCETHTLPLAQTWVPCRHRSILANGGGFKKSCSSFDGSCMGQICMSTTDVAFYVVDANMWGFRDACAEHHLQKGQGVSGRAFESLNSCFCHDITEFCKTEYPLVHYARMFGLKSSFAICLRSNHTGNDDYVLEFFLPPNVESYEDQQTLLNSLLVTVKQHFGSLRVASGKDLDHEWRSIEIIKGSMDEKRNMRPDFAATSPPRPPSVQNGETTHLDAFKGQLLMGEFSGVIIKGNASSPIEVQNGASVAEAKDVGKKPERKRGKAEKTISLDVLQQYFAGSLKDAAKSLGVCPTTMKRICRQHGISRWPSRKINKEEKKEVATKSHGADEQAEASNQFFGDRSTKYEKLTPNGGGFVAGEGSYRSRTGSGSREESTGTPTSQGSCQGSPSLRNETSPQNDPVVSPVDEHRMKLEGSHEGVCQQTREINLSSAFSIPGNFIPPPDGTFGAMLVEDAGSSHDLRNLCPAGEALFEEHVTEYSWTRPTLPDPMPKDCMAAPAEDHMPRFSARPEVKTITIKATYREDIIRFRLAIDSGIVKLKEEVAKRLKLELGTFDIKYLDDDHEWVLIACDADLLECFDVSRSSGGNIIRLLVHDIMANLGSSCESSGE; encoded by the exons atgccCTCCGAACCCGAAGACGACACCACCCGCCGCCCTCCGGAGGTCCTCATGGACTTGGATCTCGATCTCGACGCTTCCTGGCCCTTGGATCAGATcttcgccgccgctgctgccaaCTGCCCCGCCCCGCCCTTCCTTCTCTCCACCTCCGACCAGCCCTGCTCCCCGCTTTGGGCCTTTTCCGATGATAATAACACCGCAAATCTTGTCGCCGGCACGGGTTTCCGCTTCTCCGACTCCTCCAAGATATTCTCCT ATTCTGGTAATCCTGAGGCAGCAACTGAAGGTGCAGTTGACAATTATGATAAGAAAAAGCTGCCTACTCCATTGATGGGGTTGATGCCTATGGACAATCCGGATGGATCTTGCATAATAAAGCAAAGAATGACTCAGGCTCTTCGGTATTTCAAAGATTTGACTGAGCAGCATGTTTTGGCTCAGGTTTGGGCGCCGGTGAAGAATGGTAGCCGATATGTTCTAACTACTTCAGGGCAACCTTTTGTTCTCGACCCCAATAGTAATGGACTCCATCAGTATAGGTTGGTTTCTCTCTCGTATATGTTCTCAGTGGATGGAGATACTGATGGAGACCTCGGACTTCCAGGACGCGTGTTTCGGCAAAAGTTGCCGGAATGGACACCAAATGTCCAGTATTACACCAGCAAAGAATTTCCTCGCCTTAGCCATGCTTTAAATTACAATGTCCGAGGAACTTTAGCATTGCCTGTATTTGAGCCTTCTGGACAGTCTTGTGTTGGTGTTCTCGAACTTATAATGACATCCCAGAAGATCAACTATGCTCCGGAGGTTGATAAAGTCTGCAAGGCACTTGAG GCagtaaatttaaaaagctcgGAAATTTTGGATCATCAAAGTACACAG ATATGTAATGAAGGTCGCCAGAATGCATTGGCGGAAATACTGGAGATAATTACAGTGGTATGTGAAACTCACACTCTACCACTAGCTCAGACTTGGGTTCCGTGCAGGCATCGCAGTATACTAGCAAATGGTGGTGGGTTTAAGAAAAGTTGCAGTAGCTTTGATGGGAGCTGCATGGGACAGATTTGCATGTCAACAACTGATGTAGCATTCTATGTGGTGGACGCTAACATGTGGGGCTTCCGTGATGCCTGTGCCGAGCATCACTTGCAAAAGGGTCAGGGTGTTTCTGGGAGGGCATTTGAATCCCTTAACTCGTGTTTTTGTCATGATATTACGGAGTTTTGCAAGACGGAGTACCCATTAGTTCATTATGCCCGTATGTTTGGGTTGAAAAGTAGTTTTGCTATTTGTTTACGTAGTAATCATACTGGAAATGATGACTATGTTCTAGAATTTTTCCTTCCCCCTAACGTTGAAAGCTATGAAGACCAGCAGACTTTGTTGAACTCCCTTTTAGTGACAGTGAAACAGCATTTTGGGAGCTTGAGGGTTGCTTCTGGAAAAGACCTTGACCATGAGTGGAGGTCCATTGAGATTATCAAGGGTTCCATGGATGAAAAGCGTAATATGAGGCCTGATTTTGCTGCTACATCACCACCTAGGCCTCCTTCTGTACAGAACGGGGAAACCACACATCTGGATGCTTTCAAAGGGCAGTTATTGATGGGTGAATTTAGTGGTGTAATTATTAAAGGAAATGCCAGTAGTCCTATTGAAGTTCAGAATGGTGCATCTGTTGCTGAAGCAAAAGATGTAGGCAAGAAGCCCGAGAGAAAGCGGGGGAAGGCAGAGAAAACAATTAGCTTAGACGTTCTGCAGCAATACTTTGCTGGTAGTCTTAAGGATGCAGCGAAGAGTCTTGGTG TTTGCCCTACAACAATGAAGCGTATCTGTAGGCAGCATGGAATCTCTCGCTGGCCTTCTCGCAAGATAAATAAG gaagagaagaaagaggtTGCTACTAAGTCCCATGGAGCTGATGAACAGGCAGAGGCCTCAAATCAATTTTTTGGAGATAGGAGCACAAAGTATGAGAAACTCACTCCTAATGGAGGCGGGTTTGTGGCAGGTGAAGGCTCATACCGATCAAGAACTGGGAGTGGATCAAGAGAAGAGAGCACAGGAACACCTACTTCCCAAGGTTCATGTCAAGGTAGCCCTAGTCTCAGAAATGAGACCTCGCCCCAAAACGATCCAGTTGTTTCACCTGTGGATGAACACCGCATGAAACTGGAAGGCTCACACGAAGGGGTGTGTCAACAAACAAGAGAAATCAATCTATCTTCTGCGTTCTCAATCCCGGGTAATTTTATACCACCACCCGATGGGACATTCGGAGCAATGCTGGTTGAGGATGCAGGAAGTTCTCATGATCTCAGGAATTTGTGCCCAGCTGGCGAAGCGCTGTTTGAAGAGCACGTCACAGAGTACAGTTGGACACGACCAACTCTTCCTGATCCCATGCCCAAGGACTGCATGGCAGCTCCAGCCGAGGACCATATGCCACGGTTTTCTGCCAGGCCAGAAGTGAAAACAATCACCATAAAAGCCACATACAGAGAAGACATCATCAGGTTCCGCCTTGCAATAGATTCCGGTATTGTGAAGTTAAAAGAAGAAGTGGCGAAGCGGCTCAAGTTAGAGCTGGGCACTTTTGATATCAAATATCTCGATGATGATCATGAGTGGGTCCTTATCGCATGCGACGCTGATTTGCTGGAATGCTTCGATGTATCAAGATCATCCGGTGGCAATATAATCAGGCTATTGGTACATGACATTATGGCCAATCTTGGGAGCTCTTGTGAAAGCTCAGGTGAATGA
- the LOC130992845 gene encoding protein NLP7 isoform X1 encodes MPSEPEDDTTRRPPEVLMDLDLDLDASWPLDQIFAAAAANCPAPPFLLSTSDQPCSPLWAFSDDNNTANLVAGTGFRFSDSSKIFSYSGNPEAATEGAVDNYDKKKLPTPLMGLMPMDNPDGSCIIKQRMTQALRYFKDLTEQHVLAQVWAPVKNGSRYVLTTSGQPFVLDPNSNGLHQYRLVSLSYMFSVDGDTDGDLGLPGRVFRQKLPEWTPNVQYYTSKEFPRLSHALNYNVRGTLALPVFEPSGQSCVGVLELIMTSQKINYAPEVDKVCKALEAVNLKSSEILDHQSTQICNEGRQNALAEILEIITVVCETHTLPLAQTWVPCRHRSILANGGGFKKSCSSFDGSCMGQICMSTTDVAFYVVDANMWGFRDACAEHHLQKGQGVSGRAFESLNSCFCHDITEFCKTEYPLVHYARMFGLKSSFAICLRSNHTGNDDYVLEFFLPPNVESYEDQQTLLNSLLVTVKQHFGSLRVASGKDLDHEWRSIEIIKGSMDEKRNMRPDFAATSPPRPPSVQNGETTHLDAFKGQLLMGEFSGVIIKGNASSPIEVQNGASVAEAKDVGKKPERKRGKAEKTISLDVLQQYFAGSLKDAAKSLGVCPTTMKRICRQHGISRWPSRKINKVNRSLSKLKRVIESVQGGEGTFSLTSLATSSIPVTVGPISWAPNMNGTNQQSSPGSGPCEFQEEKKEVATKSHGADEQAEASNQFFGDRSTKYEKLTPNGGGFVAGEGSYRSRTGSGSREESTGTPTSQGSCQGSPSLRNETSPQNDPVVSPVDEHRMKLEGSHEGVCQQTREINLSSAFSIPGNFIPPPDGTFGAMLVEDAGSSHDLRNLCPAGEALFEEHVTEYSWTRPTLPDPMPKDCMAAPAEDHMPRFSARPEVKTITIKATYREDIIRFRLAIDSGIVKLKEEVAKRLKLELGTFDIKYLDDDHEWVLIACDADLLECFDVSRSSGGNIIRLLVHDIMANLGSSCESSGE; translated from the exons atgccCTCCGAACCCGAAGACGACACCACCCGCCGCCCTCCGGAGGTCCTCATGGACTTGGATCTCGATCTCGACGCTTCCTGGCCCTTGGATCAGATcttcgccgccgctgctgccaaCTGCCCCGCCCCGCCCTTCCTTCTCTCCACCTCCGACCAGCCCTGCTCCCCGCTTTGGGCCTTTTCCGATGATAATAACACCGCAAATCTTGTCGCCGGCACGGGTTTCCGCTTCTCCGACTCCTCCAAGATATTCTCCT ATTCTGGTAATCCTGAGGCAGCAACTGAAGGTGCAGTTGACAATTATGATAAGAAAAAGCTGCCTACTCCATTGATGGGGTTGATGCCTATGGACAATCCGGATGGATCTTGCATAATAAAGCAAAGAATGACTCAGGCTCTTCGGTATTTCAAAGATTTGACTGAGCAGCATGTTTTGGCTCAGGTTTGGGCGCCGGTGAAGAATGGTAGCCGATATGTTCTAACTACTTCAGGGCAACCTTTTGTTCTCGACCCCAATAGTAATGGACTCCATCAGTATAGGTTGGTTTCTCTCTCGTATATGTTCTCAGTGGATGGAGATACTGATGGAGACCTCGGACTTCCAGGACGCGTGTTTCGGCAAAAGTTGCCGGAATGGACACCAAATGTCCAGTATTACACCAGCAAAGAATTTCCTCGCCTTAGCCATGCTTTAAATTACAATGTCCGAGGAACTTTAGCATTGCCTGTATTTGAGCCTTCTGGACAGTCTTGTGTTGGTGTTCTCGAACTTATAATGACATCCCAGAAGATCAACTATGCTCCGGAGGTTGATAAAGTCTGCAAGGCACTTGAG GCagtaaatttaaaaagctcgGAAATTTTGGATCATCAAAGTACACAG ATATGTAATGAAGGTCGCCAGAATGCATTGGCGGAAATACTGGAGATAATTACAGTGGTATGTGAAACTCACACTCTACCACTAGCTCAGACTTGGGTTCCGTGCAGGCATCGCAGTATACTAGCAAATGGTGGTGGGTTTAAGAAAAGTTGCAGTAGCTTTGATGGGAGCTGCATGGGACAGATTTGCATGTCAACAACTGATGTAGCATTCTATGTGGTGGACGCTAACATGTGGGGCTTCCGTGATGCCTGTGCCGAGCATCACTTGCAAAAGGGTCAGGGTGTTTCTGGGAGGGCATTTGAATCCCTTAACTCGTGTTTTTGTCATGATATTACGGAGTTTTGCAAGACGGAGTACCCATTAGTTCATTATGCCCGTATGTTTGGGTTGAAAAGTAGTTTTGCTATTTGTTTACGTAGTAATCATACTGGAAATGATGACTATGTTCTAGAATTTTTCCTTCCCCCTAACGTTGAAAGCTATGAAGACCAGCAGACTTTGTTGAACTCCCTTTTAGTGACAGTGAAACAGCATTTTGGGAGCTTGAGGGTTGCTTCTGGAAAAGACCTTGACCATGAGTGGAGGTCCATTGAGATTATCAAGGGTTCCATGGATGAAAAGCGTAATATGAGGCCTGATTTTGCTGCTACATCACCACCTAGGCCTCCTTCTGTACAGAACGGGGAAACCACACATCTGGATGCTTTCAAAGGGCAGTTATTGATGGGTGAATTTAGTGGTGTAATTATTAAAGGAAATGCCAGTAGTCCTATTGAAGTTCAGAATGGTGCATCTGTTGCTGAAGCAAAAGATGTAGGCAAGAAGCCCGAGAGAAAGCGGGGGAAGGCAGAGAAAACAATTAGCTTAGACGTTCTGCAGCAATACTTTGCTGGTAGTCTTAAGGATGCAGCGAAGAGTCTTGGTG TTTGCCCTACAACAATGAAGCGTATCTGTAGGCAGCATGGAATCTCTCGCTGGCCTTCTCGCAAGATAAATAAGGTTAATCGTTCTCTTTCAAAGCTAAAGCGTGTAATTGAATCTGTACAAGGTGGTGAAGGAACGTTCAGTTTGACTTCTTTGGCTACAAGTTCTATTCCTGTTACGGTTGGTCCAATTTCTTGGGCACCTAATATGAATGGAACCAACCAGCAAAGCTCACCTGGCTCTGGACCATGTGAATTTCaggaagagaagaaagaggtTGCTACTAAGTCCCATGGAGCTGATGAACAGGCAGAGGCCTCAAATCAATTTTTTGGAGATAGGAGCACAAAGTATGAGAAACTCACTCCTAATGGAGGCGGGTTTGTGGCAGGTGAAGGCTCATACCGATCAAGAACTGGGAGTGGATCAAGAGAAGAGAGCACAGGAACACCTACTTCCCAAGGTTCATGTCAAGGTAGCCCTAGTCTCAGAAATGAGACCTCGCCCCAAAACGATCCAGTTGTTTCACCTGTGGATGAACACCGCATGAAACTGGAAGGCTCACACGAAGGGGTGTGTCAACAAACAAGAGAAATCAATCTATCTTCTGCGTTCTCAATCCCGGGTAATTTTATACCACCACCCGATGGGACATTCGGAGCAATGCTGGTTGAGGATGCAGGAAGTTCTCATGATCTCAGGAATTTGTGCCCAGCTGGCGAAGCGCTGTTTGAAGAGCACGTCACAGAGTACAGTTGGACACGACCAACTCTTCCTGATCCCATGCCCAAGGACTGCATGGCAGCTCCAGCCGAGGACCATATGCCACGGTTTTCTGCCAGGCCAGAAGTGAAAACAATCACCATAAAAGCCACATACAGAGAAGACATCATCAGGTTCCGCCTTGCAATAGATTCCGGTATTGTGAAGTTAAAAGAAGAAGTGGCGAAGCGGCTCAAGTTAGAGCTGGGCACTTTTGATATCAAATATCTCGATGATGATCATGAGTGGGTCCTTATCGCATGCGACGCTGATTTGCTGGAATGCTTCGATGTATCAAGATCATCCGGTGGCAATATAATCAGGCTATTGGTACATGACATTATGGCCAATCTTGGGAGCTCTTGTGAAAGCTCAGGTGAATGA